One stretch of Leadbetterella byssophila DSM 17132 DNA includes these proteins:
- a CDS encoding DinB family protein → MRLELHKIYHDLLQILEDIPDKNWGIRPVEEVWSVSEIVEHILLFSHLPPDEPRAETDRWFDHHVQDLKFFFEDRNKKLACRDCYLPSGQVFQKAVLLNGLEEKMEEIIRYSENSDLTQLCLGEEFTGWGYLTRYEWLCSTSFHVNRHTFQILDVLSEI, encoded by the coding sequence ATGCGCCTTGAACTCCATAAAATATACCATGATTTGCTCCAAATATTGGAGGACATTCCTGATAAAAATTGGGGTATCCGACCAGTAGAAGAAGTTTGGTCAGTTAGTGAGATCGTAGAACATATCCTACTCTTTTCCCATCTGCCTCCTGATGAGCCTAGGGCTGAGACCGACAGATGGTTTGATCACCACGTTCAGGATTTAAAATTCTTTTTCGAGGATAGAAATAAAAAACTCGCATGTAGGGATTGTTACCTGCCATCCGGACAAGTATTTCAAAAGGCAGTATTGCTGAATGGTCTGGAGGAAAAGATGGAGGAAATAATACGATATTCAGAGAACAGTGATTTAACTCAGTTGTGTCTTGGAGAGGAGTTTACGGGATGGGGTTATTTAACCAGGTACGAATGGCTTTGTTCAACTTCTTTTCATGTAAACAGGCATACTTTTCAAATACTTGATGTTTTAAGTGAAATTTAA